In the Drosophila virilis strain 15010-1051.87 chromosome 4, Dvir_AGI_RSII-ME, whole genome shotgun sequence genome, ctttcacaaaaccaacataaaaattacgtacaaagacatgactaatacgcatgccaaagaattaataaaagaatacttatgcacaaagaaaagtgtgctatacttccacaacgaagcagattttccaatttttcaagaagcctacttagaaataataagtccgaataattcaacaaaggcaatgaaaactagtacaaaattaatagaccttcaaacatacgcagaattcaaagaattaatattaaaaaagcacaaagaattattacacccaggaattgaaaaaactatcaattggttcaaagaaacccactatttcccagattatcaaaatttaattcaaaatctaataaatgaatgtgagatttgcaacatcgcaaaaacagaacacagagatacaaaattaactttcgaaataactccggaaatcgctaatatccgagaaaaatatgtaatggatttttacatagtaggagataaacaatttttatcttgcattgatatctattcaaaatttgcatcattaatagaaataaaaagtagagactggctagaaaccaaacgagctatattacaagtgttcaaccaaatgggtaaacccatcgaaataaaggcagacaaagactcagcttttatgtgtacagctttacaattatggctaaaatcagaagcagtaaatattaatataaccactagtaaaaatggtatatccgacgtagaacgatttcataagacagttaacgaaaaactaagaatcattaacagcgactcagacgtcgaaaataaacttacaaaatttgaaactatactctacacgtacaatcataaaacaaagcacaaaacgactaacagaacaccagcggacatattcatatatgcaggtacaccagagtatgacactcaagctaataaagaaaaactaataaataacctcaacaaaaaacgaacaaattatgaaattgacactagatacaaacactcaccgttagttaaatcaaagacgacaaccccgttcaagaaaacaggagaactaagacaaatcgacgacaaacattttgaggaaactaacagaggcaggaaaataacacattacaaaaccaaattcaaaaagaaaaagaagactaatcaaagcaaatataacaattacaggtcaacaacagacagcgatcaaaacatacaagcaccagcttaaattaattattataatattactatcaataactgtaaaccatataaatgcacagagtattgaaattaatcctatcaaagcccataacggatatctcatatttaaaacaggaaccatagacattccgacagattacgaattccactgtttaacggttaatataacaaaaaccgaagaaacttttaacaatttaattgaacaaagtaaagaattcaataaccttatacaaatcgaatacctagtagagaaattaaacagagaaataaacggcttaaaaatagccaaacgtagcaaaagaggtttagttaacatagtaggaacagcatataaatacttatttggaacattaaatcaagaagacaaagcagaaattgaacaaaaaataagcaacttagcagaaaacagcgttcaggttaacgaattaaattacataatagaagctataaacaaaggaatagaaatcatgaacgaactagatcaagagaaacaaaaaggaaagaaattagatatccttatatttaacttacaacactttacagaatatatagaagacattgagatgggaatgcagctcacaagattaggaatttttaacccaaaattactaaaacatgactatttgttgcatgttaattctgagaaattgttgaatacaaaaacttccacttggtttaaatcagatacaaacgaaatactgataatatcccatattcctcgagaaataataaaaagcccggtattcgaaataattccatacccggatgaaaataataatattttgacagaaatagctcatgaaaaatattttacccaagataaaaaagtttatagcagagaaacaaaaaaattaattaataatgaatgtttaacaggaattttaaaccaaataacatcagaatgtagttatactaaaattttgcaaaattttcaaatcaactacatagaaccaaatataattttaacttggaatttaccaaaaactatattaaaccataattgtataaataacgaaataacaatagaaggaaacaatataataaaaatctttaattgttcattgcaaattaatgaaatttcaatttcaaacaatatgttagattatactcaaagcatttacgtaagcaatgatgttataaaattagaaccactttcgtttgtacaaacgaaacaaattataaatgcacatacaaaatttaacaatgtattccagataattacaataaccatatttgtaatcatattaataagtttaacactgtatttgacatataagttcaaaagcatacctaagaaattaattataaaatataaaaaacccaaagtagaagaaacacctacaataataggagatataccaattctaaaagaagaaaatgttacactatatccaaacttaaacacctgaggacaggcacttttctaatggttgggggagtgacatatccatagtcgcacccaccctttaacataacttagcacataagcataagcacaattataaacatttctaatattgtaaacaaagagcctggtgataacatcgacattggtcaagatcaaactgtccccctttggtagacataaacaattcaccctaaatatcacgccactgtcaatgttcccatcagagtactatcccacgcataattgctgacgcagctcaaacttcactcaattttgactcaaactctctcaaagcgaagtttgctaagcgaccgcaacagttagataaatcagttcatattcgggaagcaaatctgaatgtactcaacaaaagtagccgttaagtgaaaataataaattgaaatatatttttttatagtaacctaacgtgtaaaacataattatatatatatatatataactgtgCTTTTCATATGATCCCTAGATATGTATAAAGTTTTCAACAATTCTTCTCAAGTTTTTATTCACTTTTTCAACATTCCCcggcaaaaatatttgcataatttgcaactcgttggttttttttttgagtgcaGCTAATTACTTGCAATATCGGGACCGGGTCGTGTGCTGCGAAAGGGATTCACTGGCTTGGCTGGCGGCGATGGATGCCACCAGCGCTGTATCCAACTGGGCGCATAGTTGCGGTACCAATGGCTCATTGTGTCTATAGGAccacgcacaaacacacacacgcacacgtacacGAAAAGTAACGGAAACTGCGCTTTAAAATCGTTCTCTTCGATTCTATTATTTGTTTCGAAACTAGCGCTACTTTTCGAAATCAAAACCGAACGCCGCGACGCCTCAAACCGCACTGATCAATATCGTTAATTGAGATAGTTTCGCTTTGCTCGCTGGAGAGCGCACGCTCTCTCATTCTGgcgctcttcctctctctctcagtgcTCTGAAGCTCTAGCTGTTAAATTGTTACAGTGTTGGGCAGGCTAAAAGTAGCTAAACACAGAGCTGTGCTCTAAAGTGATGACGTCATGCTGTCTATATCTATTGTTGCCAATCtatgcacatatttatgcGCCTTAATTAAGTCCTTAAATAATgatgtaaatattaaatttaataattcacTTTACTTTTGATACATGCTACGTGTTCAAGACTAATTCCGATAAACTTTATTTGGTCCGCAGCAActcgagaaaaaaaaatagccaGAATTAAAAAAAGCTGAAGCCAGCTTGAATAAAGCTAAACTAACAGCACCAAGCCGTTAGCCGTGACTCGTGCGCTCtctgttattattaattatgaaCGGAAGGCGATTTCTGGCCGTCCGATGGCGTTGCTTTGGTAATAGAAGCTACCACCATCTGTTGATGCTGTGGCTACGTCATCGCAGCCCAGTCAGAGTCGGATCTTGATTCATGGGCATCAACttaattgatttatgtgcGCGAGCAGCTAGGCCTAGAACTGGACCCCATGGCATCatcgatttgtttttttttatgattctAATAAGCTCCATTTTTCAGCAGAGTACTTGGAAGAACTTAGAATGTCttaaataaagagaaaacATATTGACCAAGCCCTATTTTTTGGGTTCtagataataataacaacataGCTTAAAACCTGTTTTTCAAGCGATTATCTCTGCattaccatatatatatatatatacagaagAGATCCGAAGCTTGTATACCCTTACGAAAATATAAAGAATTCGGAATGCAAACACTTTGCTTTGAATTCAggataaacatatatacagatatatagaggagtatatatactttatggcaTTGCATTATTAGCTTAAATCATTCCGTAAAGGCTATCAATTTGACCTAACCATGCCGAACATtttagaaacattttgtttataaagatgaaatgattaatataatgttatttttttttttgtatccaATAAGGTTTGGCACAACAAATTGCACAATTTCCAGCTATTTATGCGTcaataaatagaaatgaaATTTTTGGCAATGTTTAACAGCTTCCAGGTGCttgatatttgtttaattttcaattgccAGCTATTTGAGGCACGCTGAATTTATTGCCAAGCTTAACTAGATGTGCATAAAGGTAAATTCTGTGGGCAGCTAGTTTCTACGCCCACGGCACACGGCAAATTGTTATGCAAAAAAGGCAATATCGGCATTAGGTAATTATTGTCGCTCACTCACAGGTAAatgacaaacaaaacaaataatatgtgcaaatatttataagcaaaTACTCACCTGGAGCTGCCAAGAGATTTGCATtgatattgcgcatacgcaacgttgcGTCCGTTTCGCATTTGAATGATTCGTTGGAATTTTGACGTTTTTTTAGCCAAGAACATTTCTGACCCATTGTCAGGTATTGTTAGTTAGTCAAACAGGTTTTCAGGTAACGACAAGTTACCCCGCGGTTAATCGAAATTATGTTTCAATCCGAACTCGACACGCGCGTTGTCAACAATCAACTGACAATATTTTTAACGCTCAAGCaatgcaaaatttaaataaaaattgtaacagAATTGCGTTTAAATTACATCATCAACACGTACACAGACGACTGTGGCAGTGCATTAACATGCTGCGACTAGAATAGGAATCTTGaaaaaattagtttattttCCATGCGTACGGGCTTGAACCCAGCGAGCCAGTGGCTGACCTTGtgtgtccaaaaagaaaaaccagaCCAGGCGTGCGTAAATTGATCGGCTTTAATGGCGTACACATGAGCACAGATCACATTTGACTTTTTGATTGAATTCGTTACGAGTGCCAAGCTTTTGATATTGTAATTAGCTAACTAGTTGATTTGGCAGGCGTCGTCGTTAAGTGTTTAGTGGATGCAGCACCgggttggctgctgctgctgccgctgcgctTTCCATGGCCGCTGCGGCATCCTCTTTGCTGCCCGTTTGCGATAAATGCTTAACAATGTCCACCCAATCCCAGCCACGTGCACGCTCGCCCTTGTGATCGGTGCGCTCCCATTGACGTCGCTTTTGCGATTTTGTCAGCTGCTCCTTCTTCGGCTCCTTTAGTTTAGCATCCGCTTGGGTATCCGATATCTTAATTGCACCAACACCGTCGTCCACAGCTGCCACTGTGGGCGCACATTCCGGCTGTGCGGCAGTCAGTTGCTCAATATTGTCTTTAATACATTCGAAGAGGGTGTATGTCATGCCGCAGCCCAGCCATTGTGAAGCCTCCGTACTGAGTGCCATTTGTATTTCCTCCTTGACTGCGGGTAAGCTGCAATAATAAAGGTTTCCATCAGTAGATGGCCAGCGTGGGGCCCCAAGTCGTGCTCACAGATTGCGATTGTAGAAAGTGTTCATGTTAATCGTGGGCGCCTCGTCGGGATAGTTTTCACCCCATTTTAGTTCCACCAGAAATGATTTATAGTTATCCTCTTCGCCATACTAAAGTCGTTATACAATTTAGTTCGATTTTAACTGTGATATTTGCATGCGGCTCTCACTTTATATTGAAATGTGGTCAGGTCAATTTCCTTGAAATTTTCATCGCCTTCGTAAATGGATTGCAGGGCTTCGCGCTCATCTGTCTGTTGTTCCAGCGGTGTCGACATTTTGTTCAAATTACAGTGAATTTATTTAGACAACACACATTTCACAAAAAGcaatgaaaaattgaaaaataaaattattgtgtcgcaacaaaacaaagcaacagcTGAGTGCTGCCGGCAGTGGAAGAAGAAGGCGCATTGCCATTCACAACTGTCGAAAGTACATTACACAAAAGTATCGATACTACAAAACATTTTAGGCGCGATTCGTTTTTCTTTCGTGACACGACGTTCACAGTTCAAAACGACGTTTTCGTCATAgatatcaataaataacaattttaatttcataaaagtagtgcaaatattaaaactaaaaattagtATTAAAGGTTTTATGCTAGTACTAACAATATTTTCTGAATGTTAAAAAATGCTGCAATAAAAAGAGTTCAATGTTTATCAATTGTTAAGTAAATGTCAAATATTAACACAAGTCGTAGATTGGCATATAGTCTATTTACCGATAAAAaggaaatatgtatatttgttaaAAAGTCGCGTGCGTATCGTGTTGGTGTTATTTTGCGTGTATTGCTTGCGTGCTATTGCCTATAAACAACACTGGCATCACACTGCTTTAGTGAGGCAGCGCGGTATATTCATGTTTCCCAGATGCGGCCACACTGCatagaatatataaacaaatagaaCCATTGCGTAAAAAATGCTAGTGCGCGCGTGAATCATCGTTATTACCAATATTAACACATGTGTCAGGCGCGCCAACAATAacgtcaacagcaacagctgagtACAAATAACTATGTCGACAGACGTAGCCGCGGATCCGCTGAAATGTGCAGCGGAATGCGCCCAACTGCTGGAATTCAAGGAGTTTCTGGCCTCAACAGCCGCCAGCAGCGAACTGACCTCTGGCAATGAACTCACGCGCAATGGAAATTGTGTAACGCGCAGCAGCAATGACACTTACAAAGTGAGCGCCGACGAAAAGCGCGCCGAAATCATATCAGCCATTTGGAAGCAGCTTGCTGCAAGAGGATGCCCGCGCGCATTTCAGCTCAAGCTGCTGCACGCGGCCACGGCGCAACTGGAACAGGATATCAGCCATGCCAAGGAGCTGGAGCTGACGGAACTGGATGCCAGTGAGCCGCCGCAATATGATCtattgaaattgcaaaagtttGTCAGCAATCAGCTGGACAAGCTGCTGCTCAAGTTGACCGACAATGCGGCCATGGAAAAGCTACAGCTGTATGCCGACGACGAGGCTCTGTGCGAGCAGCCTATGTGCTGTACCTGCGCCAGTGTCCCTGCTGCGCCGGCATACAGTGCAGCCGCTGTTAAGAATAAGCCGCGCAAAATGGAGGATCGTCATGTGTGCCTGGAACGCTATGGGGCCATGTATCAGCTGAGCGAGCACAGCGACAGTCGTTTCTTTGGCGTCTTTGATGGCCATTCCGGCGCATTGTCCGCCTGCTATGCAACCAGCCAATTGCCACAGCTGTTGGCGGCGCAGCTGCAGCGTACCCGATTGCCCGACGAGAGCGACGTGGACTACTATCGCAATGCGTTCGAGACGGCTTTCCTGCTGGCCGACGAACGTTTCGCGCGTAAACGCATCACCAGCGGCACCACCGCCGTCTGTGCGCTGATCAACAgcgatcagcagcagctgtatgTCGCCTGGGTGGGCGACTCCAAGGCCTTGCTGGTGGGCAAACGCACCCAACTGCAGCTGGTGAAGCCGCACAAACCGGAGACGGTCGATGAAAGGCGACGCATAGAACTGAGCGGCGGCAGCGTCATCCATGCCCAGGGCCAATGGCGTGTCAATGGCATACTGAATGTGGGTCGTTCCATTGGCGACTACAGCCTCGAAGCGGTCATTGCGGAGCCCGATTTTGTGGATGTGCAGCTGACTGAAGCACATGATTTTCTGGTGCTCGGCAGCGACGGTCTGTGGGATCATGTGCCCGAATCGTTCGTTGTGGACACTGTCTACGAGTGCCTGGCGGAGGCGACAACCAAATTAGAAGACATTCCCAAACTGCTTGTGGAGGCTGCCAAGGAGCGCGACTCACAGGATAACATAACCGTTGTCCTGGTGCTGCTCAAGACGCGCGAACAGATCAATCAACGTTAAGCCAATCgattgcgttttttttttttaaactattttaattgttattctgcatttgttgtctgtttttccatatattttatttgtattttcgaCGTGTAAATAGCTTTAAGCCCGCCCATTTTTCGATTCgatacacacatacgcatgtGCCTCCGGCAGCCACGCCCCCCTAGGTTGTTGCCACTCGAATAAGCtcaaacacaaatattttttgcacGCCCcgattatatagtatatatatacatgcattttACAAgcgcatatacacatatttacatacgAACACAAAATAGTTAACATTGTTTTGGCCGCTTTAATAGCTCGCAGTGCTTCCAACCGCGATTAGCATGCTGTACATaaggcatatatataataatatatatatatatatatatatataactttttaacCTGCCCAGTTGACAAGCCAAAGCGCATCCAACGAACCGCTCGATTTTACGAGTCATTTTTGAATCAATCACGTAACTAGTGCAAATATTATCAGAAACATTGAGAACTAAAATtggaaatttttaaataattgaatttgaatatcATTCAATTCGATCCCTTGCCAAACTTGATTAGATataagcccaaaaaaaaaatctataacTCTGTAACTTTAAATAAGACACAGCAGTCGCTCGAAAACTTAAaccaaattataattttgaattttatgaaGTTTTGTAAATCCGAAAAAGAGACGCTTACTGATTtctataaaacaattttaatttgttttaaaatatttctagtTTTTGAAAAGTTCTACATGAAAATAATTTCTGTAGCCCAATTTCAAGACGGCTTTTGAAAATTctttatacaaaaatgtttagaaaaatataaaaaacaatttgtttgcttttttttctctagGCCAATTTCAAAGGATTTTTGATAAATATTGTTTCAAATTTCCTGATTTTTATTGGCCAGTTTCTTTTTCACgaaaattttatattaaatgctaaaaatgtaaaagaatTTTTATGTCACAAGTTTTAAGCAaactaaatttatattattttttttccaaacgatttttaagttaaaaatgattttaaaacaaaaaagaattgaaagaaaaataatgcaaagggcattaaattatattatattgaaattcggcataaattgttgaaattaaCTTTTGCAAtctagtttttaatttttgattatttctcCAATACAAAAAGTTCTACTTAACGAGCGATCACTGTacaattgtatttttaagcaAAGAAAATATAGCTACAAACAAATCATGGATCTATAACCTTAGCTAAAAATCTACTCAATAAGATTATCAAATTTGTTCTTTATAGTTAATTGccttttatataaaatgtttgtcaaTTGGGCATAGACACCCATAGATATACCTAGGCATATTTACAAGGCgcataaacacacaaacatattgTTGAGATCCCACACAGATTAAGTACCTTTTTATACAAATCTTCAAGCATTTTAACGAATAcctttttaaatacaaaaaaagaaaaatacaaattgtttacaaatatttttttttattggaataaagtaaataaaataggcGCATTAAGTTCTAATTGGGGGGCTGTGGGGGCTGGCCGTAGCCCGGGTACATCTGCGGAGGCATGGCCATGGGCGGGGGCATGGCATAGGGATGCGGTGGCGGAGGTGGCGGCGCTTGCATATAGCCATAGCCATGTGCGGGCATGGGAAACGGCATGCCTGGCATCATATTGAAATTGGCCGCCGGCGGATGATAATTGTGATAATAGTTGGAGTGCCAGCTGCCCGGATTGTAGCTGGGATGATAGTTGTACTCTGTCTCACTCGATTGCGAACGGGCTTGACTGTGCTGCTCCCTTGCCTGATTGCGATTTGAGTAATTCTGCGACTGGCGTTGAGCGCGTCGACCACGTTGTCGAGGAGCCGCGGCCGGCAGCTCACTTGTCTCGGTGTTTGTTGTGGTCACCGTATCCACGGAGTCCGTGGAATTGGTGCGCTCACGTTGTCGCTTCTTGCGTTGCTCCCAGCGTGCCTCCCGCTCCGCCTCATCGTCTGAGTAATCAATGAAACGCGCCGGCGGCTCCACATCATGCTCCCACGAGGCATCCGAGCCGCGCACCTGCATCAGCTTGGAGAGTATAACGAATTGTGTGTGCTCCGTCTGCGGCGCACAGTAGACAATGTCGCCAATGTTAATGTTGCGCTCCTTGATCTGCTGATTGGTATTGAAACGCACACAGTAAAGCGGATCGGCCACCTGGCCGAGCACATCGAACACCTGACCCAGCACTTTGCGTCCTTTTTCCAGAAACAGC is a window encoding:
- the LOC6628344 gene encoding RWD domain-containing protein 4 — encoded protein: MSTPLEQQTDEREALQSIYEGDENFKEIDLTTFQYKYGEEDNYKSFLVELKWGENYPDEAPTINMNTFYNRNLLPAVKEEIQMALSTEASQWLGCGMTYTLFECIKDNIEQLTAAQPECAPTVAAVDDGVGAIKISDTQADAKLKEPKKEQLTKSQKRRQWERTDHKGERARGWDWVDIVKHLSQTGSKEDAAAAMESAAAAAAANPVLHPLNT
- the LOC6628343 gene encoding protein phosphatase 1F, translated to MSTDVAADPLKCAAECAQLLEFKEFLASTAASSELTSGNELTRNGNCVTRSSNDTYKVSADEKRAEIISAIWKQLAARGCPRAFQLKLLHAATAQLEQDISHAKELELTELDASEPPQYDLLKLQKFVSNQLDKLLLKLTDNAAMEKLQLYADDEALCEQPMCCTCASVPAAPAYSAAAVKNKPRKMEDRHVCLERYGAMYQLSEHSDSRFFGVFDGHSGALSACYATSQLPQLLAAQLQRTRLPDESDVDYYRNAFETAFLLADERFARKRITSGTTAVCALINSDQQQLYVAWVGDSKALLVGKRTQLQLVKPHKPETVDERRRIELSGGSVIHAQGQWRVNGILNVGRSIGDYSLEAVIAEPDFVDVQLTEAHDFLVLGSDGLWDHVPESFVVDTVYECLAEATTKLEDIPKLLVEAAKERDSQDNITVVLVLLKTREQINQR